The following proteins are co-located in the Cydia fagiglandana chromosome 2, ilCydFagi1.1, whole genome shotgun sequence genome:
- the LOC134679581 gene encoding uncharacterized protein LOC134679581, which produces MDEDGEEVALFVQSRKGHTILQYGGHRYRKAYRSKHGIRWNCSTDKGCPAFLYLNDNDEIIMSNKIHRHSLPFNENIDTDQTDTAVVITSRKGKEMLLFRQYTYRRQYTKPNRTRWVCSTLKNCRACVFTDDDNFITSAFEEHCHNPPKYYLKPDHVLGAIREPLVDS; this is translated from the exons ATGGATGAAGATGGCGAAGAGGTCGCTTTATTCGTGCAATCTCGCAAAGGACACACAATACTTCAATATGGCGGCCATAGATACAGAAAAGCGTACAGGTCTAAACATGGCATTAGATGGAACTGTTCCACAGACAAAGGATGCCCGGCGTTCCTTTATCTGAACGACAATGATGAAATCATCATGTCCAACAAGATTCACCGGCACAGCCTACCGTTCAATGAGAATATTGACACGGATCAAACTG ATACTGCAGTCGTCATCACATCTCGTAAAGGCAAGGAGATGCTTCTCTTCCGCCAATACACCTACCGTCGGCAATACACCAAACCCAACAGGACACGATGGGTTTGCTCGACGCTCAAGAACTGCAGGGCTTGTGTGTTCACAGATGACGATAACTTCATCACTTCAGCTTTTGAAGAGCACTGCCATAATCCCCCTAAATATTACCTTAAACCGGATCATGTTCTAGGAGCTATTAGGGAGCCCCTTGTTGATAGTTAG
- the LOC134672341 gene encoding piggyBac transposable element-derived protein 3-like, with amino-acid sequence MLDGYSFSNPSPLPGGERWFCSGRTKWKCSVCLHVNDDYELVSISNEHTHLPPVYEKTSPITSAWKVDITSDENESEFDASDYEDRDIALDSGSEMSLDESEDCSAVKDRSRSPTRRRRTQSTDSHASRDRSRSGRRSRSVDSDPSSKSRKWRQSSYDDKDHSQYQSYPALTCRSPFEYFQEYFDDEFFKTCAECTNLYYKRKHRGKELNTTAAEIKNLFGVFLVMGCISYPRTHMYWRQKMQLQLVSNVMSRDRFCLLREHIQIVPTDKAPAGNKSALWKVQPAIDTVRKACRKLERIPSFYSVHEHIIRLAGKSHNKPCSKSKPIGLKNYIVTTGEGLIVDFEINCSKSPELDRSIGEGPGVILCLAQDIPRGSCIYFNKYFNTIPLLDRLSEMGLHGTGTIGANRVPNGKELNLSEKEDMKSGDIQQYVSGEVALVKWVDTRNKTVLIASNCTGGDQVKAVQKFNKKGKECIPVKVPQVVMNYNKNMGGVDGLHQAFEYNKTLRSKKWTLKVLIHLLDLAVANAWRQYRLDRQGLGQSSRKDKDLLWFRLDVADCLTNCPERERREDASDTDDNALLTLGKYKHTAPPSVGKRYDGYDHLPIVDDSIQSPRACRLEQCNSRTKVICSKCNVYICLSRANNCFFAYHKK; translated from the exons ATGCTGGACGGCTACTCGTTCTCCAACCCCTCCCCGTTGCCAGGAGGCGAGCGCTGGTTCTGCTCGGGCAGGACCAAGTGGAAATGTTCTGTGTGTCTCCATGTCAACGACGATTATGAGCTGGTCAGCATATCCAATGAACATACGCATTTGCCGCCGGTTTATGAAAAAACTA gtCCAATAACATCAGCATGGAAGGTTGATATAACGAGCGATGAAAATGAATCGGAGTTCGACGCGTCAGATTATGAGGACCGAGACATTGCGCTTGATAGTGGCAGTGAGATGAGCTTAGATGAGAGTGAAGATTGTAGCGCAGTTAAAGATCGCAGCCGGTCGCCTACTCGCCGCCGCCGCACCCAATCTACCGATAGCCACGCTAGTCGGGACCGCTCAAGGTCGGGAAGGCGAAGCCGTTCAGTTGACTCGGACCCATCTAGCAAATCACGGAAATGGAGACAATCTTCCTATGATGATAAGGATCATTCACAGTACCAATCTTATCCTGCACTTACTTGTCGCTCACCCTTTGAATATTTCCAAGAATATTTCGACGATGAATTCTTTAAAACCTGCGCGGAATGTACCAATCTATACTATAAGCGCAAACACCGAGGCAAAGAGCTTAATACTACCGCGGCCGAAATCAAGAATCTCTTTGGAGTTTTTCTTGTTATGGGGTGTATCAGTTATCCCAGGACACATATGTATTGGCGCCAAAAGATGCAATTGCAGTTGGTGTCCAATGTTATGTCTAGGGACCGTTTCTGTTTGCTGCGTGAGCATATTCAAATAGTACCCACTGACAAGGCTCCAGCGGGGAATAAATCTGCTCTTTGGAAAGTGCAACCTGCAATCGATACCGTGCGTAAGGCTTGTAGGAAATTAGAAAGAATTCCATCATTTTATAGTGTACACGAGCATATAATACGGTTGGCTGGAAAATCTCACAATAAACCCTGCAGTAAATCCAAGCCTATCGGTTTAAAAAATTACATTGTTACTACTGGTGAAGGGCTTATAGttgattttgaaataaattgtTCAAAGAGCCCAGAATTGGACCGCTCTATAGGAGAAGGGCCAGGAGTAATTCTTTGCTTAGCTCAAGACATTCCGCGTGGAAGCTGTATATATTTCAACAAATACTTCAATACAATTCCGCTGTTGGATAGGTTAAGCGAGATGGGTCTACACGGTACTGGTACCATAGGTGCAAACAGAGTACCGAACGGCAAGGAATTGAACCTCTCCGAGAAGGAAGATATGAAGAGTGGTGATATTCAACAGTATGTTTCTGGAGAAGTCGCGCTAGTTAAATGGGTCGATACTCGTAATAAAACTGTTTTGATAGCGTCGAACTGCACAGGAGGTGATCAAGTTAAAGCTGTACAGAAATTTAACAAGAAAGGTAAAGAATGCATTCCAGTGAAAGTCCCTCAAGTCGTTATGAATTATAATAAGAATATGGGTGGAGTTGATGGTCTCCACCAGGCCTTTGAATATAACAAAACACTAAGGTCTAAGAAATGGACACTAAAGGTTTTAATTCATCTTTTGGATTTGGCCGTAGCAAATGCTTGGCGACAGTATAGACTTGACCGTCAGGGACTAGGCCAGTCGTCGAGAAAAGATAAAGACTTACTTTGGTTTCGACTAGACGTGGCCGACTGTTTGACGAACTGCCCTGAAAGAGAAAGGCGAGAAGATGCCTCCGATACAGATGACAATGCATTATTAACTCTTGGCAAATACAAGCACACGGCTCCGCCGTCAGTAGGGAAGCGGTACGATGGATATGACCATCTGCCGATTGTTGACGATTCCATACAATCGCCTCGTGCCTGTCGCCTTGAACAATGCAATTCTAGAACAAAGGTTATATGCTCGAAGTGCAATGTCTACATATGCCTTTCAAGGGCTAATAATTGTTTCTTCGCATATCATAAGAAGTAG